One genomic window of Pseudokineococcus lusitanus includes the following:
- the tsf gene encoding translation elongation factor Ts produces the protein MAYTAADIKALRESTGAGMLDCKKALEESDGDLAAAQEFLRVKGLKGVTKREGRTASNGLVVAHVDGGVGTLVEVNCETDFVAKSDRFVELAQKVLDQAVAVGATDAASLLASDLDGQTVQQVLDEANANLGEKIEVRRVARVEGETVVSYLHRTSPDLPPQIGAVVAASGERASEVGRDVAMHAAAMSPTVLSRDEVSEEVVANERRLAEETAREEGRPEQAMPKIIEGRVNGYFKENVLLEQAFAKESKKTVGGYAKEAGVEITGFARFRVGAGA, from the coding sequence ATGGCGTACACCGCCGCTGACATCAAGGCGCTCCGCGAGTCCACCGGCGCGGGCATGCTCGACTGCAAGAAGGCGCTCGAGGAGTCCGACGGCGACCTCGCCGCGGCGCAGGAGTTCCTCCGCGTCAAGGGCCTCAAGGGCGTCACCAAGCGCGAGGGCCGCACGGCCTCCAACGGCCTCGTCGTCGCGCACGTCGACGGCGGCGTCGGCACGCTCGTCGAGGTCAACTGCGAGACGGACTTCGTCGCCAAGAGCGACCGCTTCGTCGAGCTGGCCCAGAAGGTCCTCGACCAGGCCGTGGCCGTCGGCGCGACCGACGCCGCGTCGCTGCTCGCCTCGGACCTCGACGGCCAGACCGTCCAGCAGGTCCTCGACGAGGCCAACGCCAACCTCGGCGAGAAGATCGAGGTCCGTCGCGTGGCCCGGGTCGAGGGCGAGACGGTCGTCTCCTACCTCCACCGCACGAGCCCCGACCTGCCCCCGCAGATCGGCGCCGTCGTCGCCGCCAGCGGCGAGCGCGCGTCCGAGGTCGGCCGCGACGTCGCCATGCACGCGGCGGCCATGAGCCCCACGGTCCTCAGCCGCGACGAGGTCTCCGAGGAGGTCGTCGCCAACGAGCGTCGCCTCGCCGAGGAGACCGCCCGCGAGGAGGGCCGCCCGGAGCAGGCCATGCCCAAGATCATCGAGGGCCGGGTCAACGGCTACTTCAAGGAGAACGTCCTGCTCGAGCAGGCGTTCGCCAAGGAGAGCAAGAAGACCGTCGGCGGCTACGCCAAGGAGGCCGGCGTGGAGATCACCGGCTTCGCGCGCTTCCGCGTCGGCGCCGGCGCCTGA
- the rpsB gene encoding 30S ribosomal protein S2: MAAVVTMRQLLESGVHFGHQTRRWNPKMKRFIFTERNGIYIIDLQQSLTYIDRAYEFVRETVAHGGTVLFVGTKKQAQEPLAEQAGRVGMPYVNQRWLGGMLTNFQTVSKRLQRMKELDLVDFDDVAASGRTKKELLMMRREKEKLDRTLGGIRDMARTPSAVWIVDTNKEHLAVDEARKLRIPIVAVVDTNCDPDVVDFRIPGNDDAIRSVTLLTRVVADAVAAGLVERAGGGAGQGEGSASEPLAEWERELLQGGPDQSGASEGHAARGTDTEASSVEGVQDADAQSVAEAAGEGTDAPDAEQPAAEPAVTPDGADEKPAQA; encoded by the coding sequence ATGGCCGCAGTCGTCACGATGCGCCAGCTGCTGGAGAGCGGTGTCCACTTCGGGCACCAGACCCGCCGCTGGAACCCGAAGATGAAGCGCTTCATCTTCACGGAGCGCAACGGCATCTACATCATCGACCTGCAGCAGTCGCTGACCTACATCGACCGGGCGTACGAGTTCGTCCGCGAGACGGTCGCGCACGGCGGCACGGTCCTCTTCGTCGGCACGAAGAAGCAGGCGCAGGAGCCCCTCGCCGAGCAGGCCGGTCGCGTGGGCATGCCCTACGTCAACCAGCGCTGGCTCGGCGGCATGCTCACCAACTTCCAGACGGTGAGCAAGCGCCTGCAGCGCATGAAGGAGCTCGACCTCGTCGACTTCGACGACGTGGCCGCCAGCGGCCGCACGAAGAAGGAGCTCCTCATGATGCGGCGCGAGAAGGAGAAGCTCGACCGCACGCTCGGCGGCATCCGGGACATGGCGCGCACGCCCAGCGCCGTCTGGATCGTCGACACGAACAAGGAGCACCTCGCCGTCGACGAGGCGCGCAAGCTGCGCATCCCGATCGTCGCCGTCGTCGACACCAACTGCGACCCCGACGTCGTCGACTTCCGCATCCCGGGCAACGACGACGCCATCCGCTCCGTGACGCTGCTGACCCGCGTCGTCGCCGACGCCGTGGCGGCCGGCCTCGTGGAGCGCGCCGGCGGCGGCGCCGGCCAGGGCGAGGGCTCGGCCTCCGAGCCCCTCGCCGAGTGGGAGCGCGAGCTCCTCCAGGGCGGCCCCGACCAGTCCGGCGCCTCCGAGGGCCACGCGGCCCGCGGCACCGACACCGAGGCGTCCTCCGTCGAGGGCGTCCAGGACGCGGACGCGCAGTCCGTGGCCGAGGCGGCCGGCGAGGGTACCGACGCGCCCGACGCCGAGCAGCCGGCGGCCGAGCCCGCCGTCACGCCCGACGGCGCGGACGAGAAGCCCGCGCAGGCCTGA